A window from Candidatus Nitrospira neomarina encodes these proteins:
- a CDS encoding DUF3313 domain-containing protein, whose amino-acid sequence MRPRYGLYGVDGIYSSTFDLEKIEDTVIHTFPQIHRLSMLLCVIVSLSGCTPKIEPLNFSGFLTDYTSLRPSPDDSGAWSYRKPGVNFKGYDHIILDPLVIWPSQHSEYGGLDALTAWKLALGFQDSMSRALAGGYVIVKDPGPGVLRLRAALTDVLLERPVVSTPDHILPLANDLLIQASEKISGMNALEGEAAIEVEILDTQSQERLVAYVEKRMSSEVLLTRDKDSLGPVLEIFDYWGKKLRQRLDEERGLREYRKDIQ is encoded by the coding sequence GTGCGGCCGCGATATGGCCTTTATGGAGTAGACGGGATATACTCGTCAACTTTCGATCTCGAAAAAATTGAGGATACCGTGATTCACACCTTTCCGCAAATACACCGGCTGAGCATGCTCTTGTGCGTGATCGTCAGTCTCTCCGGATGTACTCCCAAAATCGAGCCGTTGAATTTTTCCGGATTTTTAACCGATTACACCAGCCTTCGTCCTTCGCCGGATGACAGCGGTGCGTGGAGTTATCGGAAGCCGGGGGTTAATTTCAAGGGATACGACCACATTATTCTCGATCCCCTGGTGATCTGGCCCAGCCAACATTCTGAGTATGGCGGTCTTGATGCCCTAACGGCCTGGAAACTGGCGCTGGGATTCCAGGACAGTATGAGCCGGGCGCTGGCAGGAGGGTATGTGATTGTGAAAGATCCCGGTCCGGGAGTCCTGCGGCTTCGAGCGGCCCTGACGGACGTGTTGTTGGAACGCCCGGTAGTGTCCACGCCGGATCATATCCTTCCGCTGGCCAATGATCTCCTGATCCAGGCTTCCGAAAAGATTTCCGGCATGAATGCCTTAGAGGGCGAGGCGGCCATTGAGGTCGAAATATTGGATACCCAGAGCCAGGAACGACTGGTGGCGTACGTGGAAAAGCGGATGAGCTCAGAGGTTCTCCTGACCCGCGATAAAGATTCTTTGGGACCGGTGCTGGAGATCTTTGACTATTGGGGCAAGAAACTTCGACAACGGTTAGACGAGGAACGCGGCCTACGGGAGTATCGGAAAGATATTCAGTAA
- a CDS encoding OmpP1/FadL family transporter codes for MNAWVAVTFRWHILSLLLVGPFLFPSWAQAGGLFLTEIGTPDVGLAGAGWAARAQDASTLFKNPAGMSLLEGAQFQGGAQLLYGDIGFTSDGKSTPSGGGGGNPIDVIPGASGFYVHPLGDDWRVGFGIFSNFGLGLKYTGEWVGRYYVKDALLAGVSFMPTASYRVNEYLSVGGGVNVMLGAVKQTVGINNLGSTNDGQMQIKDQAVGVGGNIGVMFTPTRGTRFGLTYQSPIDLNFSDKPKFTNLGPIGTALQNNGLLNKKLDVGITVPQSLMFSAYHDLTRQWAIMGNLGWQDWSEFGKVDVGVNTANPTSVVTNLNYQDTWHVAFGTQYRMNSAWVLSTGFAYDSSMVKDKNRTLSVPVGETYKFGFGALWQKTPALNLGFSYELVWGGDLPVDQNRGPLAGRVSGDFKNTTLHFFALTVTWGEGVNIGPGGA; via the coding sequence ATGAATGCGTGGGTTGCGGTGACATTCCGATGGCATATTCTGAGTCTACTCCTGGTGGGACCATTCCTTTTCCCTTCATGGGCTCAAGCCGGAGGACTCTTTCTGACCGAGATCGGGACTCCGGATGTGGGACTCGCTGGAGCGGGATGGGCGGCGCGCGCGCAGGACGCGTCAACCTTATTTAAAAATCCCGCCGGCATGTCCCTCCTGGAGGGCGCGCAATTTCAGGGTGGCGCCCAACTGTTATATGGAGATATTGGATTCACCTCCGACGGCAAATCCACCCCGTCCGGCGGCGGCGGCGGGAATCCCATCGACGTGATTCCCGGAGCCAGCGGATTTTACGTGCATCCCCTGGGAGATGATTGGAGAGTGGGCTTTGGCATCTTTTCCAATTTCGGGCTTGGATTGAAATACACGGGGGAATGGGTCGGTCGCTATTACGTGAAAGACGCGCTGCTGGCCGGTGTCAGCTTCATGCCCACCGCAAGCTATCGGGTGAATGAATACCTGTCTGTCGGTGGAGGCGTCAACGTGATGCTTGGCGCGGTCAAACAAACCGTTGGTATCAACAATCTCGGGAGTACCAACGACGGGCAAATGCAAATCAAAGATCAGGCAGTCGGGGTGGGAGGCAATATCGGCGTCATGTTTACCCCGACACGAGGGACACGCTTCGGCCTCACGTATCAATCGCCCATTGATTTGAATTTTTCCGATAAACCGAAATTTACGAATCTTGGACCCATCGGTACCGCCCTGCAGAATAACGGCCTACTGAACAAGAAACTCGATGTCGGCATCACCGTCCCCCAATCGCTGATGTTCAGCGCCTACCACGACCTCACCAGGCAATGGGCGATCATGGGTAACTTAGGATGGCAGGACTGGTCTGAATTCGGGAAGGTGGATGTCGGCGTGAATACGGCGAATCCCACGAGCGTCGTCACCAACCTGAACTATCAGGATACCTGGCATGTGGCGTTTGGGACCCAATATCGTATGAATTCCGCATGGGTGCTCTCAACGGGTTTTGCCTACGATAGTTCCATGGTGAAGGATAAAAATCGCACCCTCAGCGTCCCCGTTGGCGAAACCTACAAGTTCGGATTTGGAGCCCTTTGGCAAAAGACACCCGCCCTTAATCTGGGTTTTTCCTATGAACTTGTCTGGGGGGGAGATCTGCCGGTTGATCAAAATCGTGGACCACTGGCCGGCCGGGTATCCGGTGATTTTAAGAACACCACCCTCCACTTTTTTGCATTGACCGTCACCTGGGGCGAGGGGGTGAATATTGGGCCAGGAGGGGCCTGA
- a CDS encoding DUF3313 domain-containing protein: MIRLPLHVVLILLVGVSGCASTQQTRSVEQSGFLGDYSMLKKGKSDETLLIYKNPQADWKKYEKIILDPVNLWIGKDSQLKDVSAEDRQRMADLFWVKLHDALKNDYEIVTTPGPDVMRLQAAITEAESSNPVLDTVSSIVPQLRVLTGVKGVATGVSGFTGSASVELKVTDSLDKTLLAAAVDRRGGTKNLSGVTNSWHDVEEAYRYWAEKTRWRACLLRGGENCVEPEA, from the coding sequence ATGATCCGTTTACCTTTACATGTAGTGCTCATCCTGTTGGTAGGTGTATCGGGTTGTGCCAGCACTCAGCAAACCCGGAGCGTGGAACAATCAGGATTTCTTGGGGACTATTCCATGTTAAAAAAAGGGAAAAGTGACGAAACCCTTTTGATCTATAAAAATCCTCAAGCCGATTGGAAGAAATACGAGAAAATCATTCTTGATCCCGTCAACCTCTGGATCGGCAAGGATTCCCAATTGAAAGACGTGTCCGCGGAAGATCGTCAACGGATGGCGGATCTCTTCTGGGTCAAATTGCATGATGCCTTAAAAAACGATTATGAAATCGTGACCACACCCGGTCCGGATGTCATGCGTCTCCAGGCCGCCATTACGGAAGCCGAATCCTCCAATCCCGTGTTAGATACGGTTTCAAGCATCGTTCCTCAGTTGAGAGTCTTAACCGGAGTCAAAGGGGTCGCGACAGGCGTTTCCGGTTTTACAGGTTCGGCGAGTGTAGAGTTGAAAGTCACGGATTCCTTGGATAAGACCCTGCTGGCCGCTGCGGTGGATCGCCGGGGAGGGACGAAAAATCTGAGCGGAGTCACCAATTCGTGGCACGATGTCGAGGAAGCCTACCGGTATTGGGCGGAAAAAACACGCTGGCGGGCATGTCTGCTTCGAGGTGGAGAAAATTGTGTGGAGCCGGAGGCGTAA
- a CDS encoding Lnb N-terminal periplasmic domain-containing protein yields the protein MAFANVTRLLRSVRKEPGEQHTSTLTHMNQEISFRRITKYVGLFLGAFLIVATGAWGTFALYFDGPEHDTLRTFLASGFAGAGLVSLVGYGTPRFRWLATGSYLSLFVVLVMWWSMIEPSNDRQWQPEVALLPYATFDKNLITVHNIRNFDYHTETDFTPVYYDRPYDLKKLDSADLVAAYWMGPEIAHIFLTFGFGDDYLAISIEARKEATEGYSSIKGFFKQYELIYIVGDERDLIRVRTNYRKDPPEDVYLYPLAGSPENARRVFLDYLTTINQLRERPTFYNTLTANCTNVIWMHTRLNPGHVPFSWKILLSGYTPAYLHEQGKLGTGFSFEELQRRSHLNEVALQADQAPDFSRRIRSHLLSP from the coding sequence GTGGCATTCGCCAATGTGACGCGTCTTTTACGGTCGGTTCGCAAGGAACCAGGAGAACAACACACCTCAACTCTGACGCACATGAATCAGGAAATTTCCTTTCGCCGGATAACAAAGTACGTTGGTCTTTTTCTGGGAGCGTTCCTGATTGTTGCCACCGGAGCTTGGGGCACCTTCGCCTTATATTTTGACGGGCCGGAACATGACACGCTCCGGACGTTCCTGGCTTCAGGCTTTGCAGGGGCCGGCCTGGTGTCGTTGGTGGGGTATGGCACACCACGATTTCGATGGTTGGCCACCGGGTCCTATCTCAGCCTGTTTGTCGTGCTTGTGATGTGGTGGAGCATGATCGAACCCTCCAATGATCGCCAGTGGCAACCGGAAGTGGCGTTACTTCCCTATGCCACCTTTGATAAAAATTTGATCACGGTCCACAACATTCGAAACTTTGATTACCATACCGAAACCGACTTTACCCCCGTCTATTACGATCGCCCGTATGATCTTAAGAAACTGGATTCCGCAGACCTTGTGGCTGCCTATTGGATGGGACCGGAGATCGCGCATATTTTTCTCACGTTCGGGTTCGGTGATGATTACTTGGCCATTTCCATCGAAGCCAGAAAGGAAGCCACGGAAGGCTATTCGTCAATCAAAGGTTTTTTTAAACAGTACGAGCTGATCTATATTGTGGGTGACGAACGGGATCTCATCAGGGTCCGGACGAATTATCGAAAAGATCCGCCCGAAGACGTGTATCTGTATCCATTGGCGGGATCACCTGAAAACGCCAGACGGGTATTTCTGGATTACCTGACCACCATCAACCAACTGCGCGAGCGGCCAACGTTCTATAATACGCTCACCGCCAACTGCACGAATGTCATTTGGATGCACACCCGTTTGAATCCCGGCCATGTGCCATTTTCCTGGAAGATTTTGTTAAGCGGGTACACGCCTGCCTACCTGCATGAGCAGGGAAAACTGGGCACAGGTTTTTCTTTTGAAGAATTGCAGCGTCGTTCACACCTCAATGAGGTGGCATTACAAGCCGATCAGGCTCCTGATTTTTCCAGGCGCATTCGTTCCCATCTTCTCTCTCCCTGA
- a CDS encoding globin produces MTQNYQTKYCNALTETQLISIEKGLVWLSEDTSPFSRKLYDRLLEEHPVLRKPLLTTGFQEFHKAFLKGFAAIVSAYRTGPDLRTVLEEYWNFPVVELTPAIERRRFNRLAETFLNAVAECVEDAWCPPVEEAWRVAIKEIERELVDPGD; encoded by the coding sequence ATGACTCAAAATTATCAAACCAAATATTGTAATGCCCTCACTGAGACCCAACTTATATCCATCGAAAAAGGCCTTGTTTGGTTAAGTGAAGACACATCTCCATTTTCCAGGAAATTGTATGACCGCCTCTTGGAGGAACATCCGGTCCTCAGGAAGCCTCTGCTGACTACAGGATTTCAGGAATTCCACAAGGCCTTTCTAAAAGGTTTTGCTGCAATTGTTTCCGCCTACCGGACAGGCCCGGATCTTCGAACGGTATTGGAGGAATATTGGAATTTTCCGGTTGTGGAGCTCACGCCAGCTATAGAAAGAAGGCGGTTTAACAGACTGGCAGAGACCTTTTTGAACGCCGTTGCGGAATGTGTGGAGGATGCCTGGTGTCCCCCCGTGGAGGAGGCTTGGAGGGTGGCAATCAAGGAAATTGAACGCGAACTTGTGGACCCCGGTGATTGA
- a CDS encoding TetR/AcrR family transcriptional regulator — MATSERKKREYAQRETLIIDTARNLLLEVGYIELNMDRIAEITEYSKGTIYQHFSCKEEILVAMLIQSAQKCGTFLLRGSQFQGTPRERVAAMALGYDLFIQLNPDHFKSKLLLQNESIRGKASLVFQKNLEKAEQDNIGIVSGVLRDAVQEGHVQLRKGVTIEEVTFGLWTGAYGAFVLMFSEVNLEALGISDPRKAVWENIHALLDGFGWHPFFHELDWEETRNRILKEIFPQEVHQAAIA; from the coding sequence ATGGCTACATCAGAAAGAAAAAAACGAGAGTATGCACAGCGGGAAACGCTGATCATCGACACCGCCAGAAATCTGTTGTTGGAAGTTGGCTATATCGAACTCAATATGGATCGGATTGCGGAAATTACTGAATATTCAAAGGGAACAATTTATCAGCATTTTTCCTGTAAAGAAGAAATTCTGGTCGCGATGCTCATTCAATCCGCGCAAAAATGCGGCACGTTTCTCCTGAGGGGTTCTCAGTTTCAGGGCACTCCACGGGAACGAGTGGCTGCGATGGCTTTGGGATACGATTTGTTTATTCAGCTTAATCCTGATCATTTTAAATCAAAATTATTGCTCCAGAATGAATCCATTAGAGGAAAGGCTTCTCTGGTTTTCCAAAAAAACCTGGAAAAGGCCGAGCAGGATAATATCGGGATTGTCTCCGGAGTTTTACGGGACGCGGTCCAGGAAGGCCACGTGCAACTTCGGAAGGGGGTGACCATTGAGGAGGTCACCTTTGGCTTGTGGACCGGTGCCTATGGGGCCTTTGTGCTGATGTTCTCCGAAGTGAACTTAGAAGCCCTAGGAATTTCAGATCCGAGAAAGGCGGTGTGGGAAAACATCCATGCCTTATTGGATGGGTTCGGCTGGCATCCGTTTTTTCACGAGCTGGATTGGGAAGAAACCAGGAACCGCATCTTGAAGGAAATTTTTCCACAAGAGGTTCATCAAGCAGCCATCGCCTAA
- a CDS encoding mechanosensitive ion channel family protein, whose translation MNVRKRKQRVTTCMCQVLALVIGLCSAGLMLGGSAFGQPTLKEIVAGKEPSPNEEPVKDKSEDTEDSKLPIPDDPFGRGTPRGTVEGFLAAGKEGQYERAAEYLDFRYLPGGISQIRQPYLARQFQVVLDRALWIDPTDLSIDPTGQQEDGLPSYRDSVGHIEVGGQTIDILLQRIPREDGVFIWKFSNATVAQIPGLYREFGYGYLENFFPDAFFDLKILGIEIWLWVGLGTIVIVAYGVAYAVTSLIALVVRSRPSASRDQISRLLVGPGRFLLFLLIGRVMIGYINPPIWFQAVLQARTVMTIALVWTIFCMVDFMLDRLTQRFERQGKSSAVVILSPLGTGLKTLFVIIALLAWLDNMGFEVTTILAGLGIGGLAVALALQKPIENLISAITLYASQPVTVGDFCRFGDHTGTVEEIGLRATKVRTLDNTIITVPNVDFAQTQLENYSKRKKIWYHPQVRLRHETTPDQIRFILVEIRKLLYAHPKVLSDPARIRFQEFGAFSFNLEIFAYVDVTDYGEFLEVAEDLNLRIMDIVQKAGASFALPSQTLHMEKGRSPDTHLGEVAEAQVQEWREQQALYLPNFPLDKIAELRGTLEYPPPGSPVSATSS comes from the coding sequence ATGAACGTGAGAAAAAGAAAACAACGGGTGACGACGTGTATGTGTCAGGTATTGGCACTGGTGATCGGCCTGTGCTCGGCTGGCCTCATGTTGGGAGGATCTGCCTTCGGACAGCCCACATTGAAGGAAATTGTGGCAGGAAAGGAACCCTCGCCAAATGAGGAACCGGTAAAAGACAAGAGCGAAGATACGGAAGATTCGAAACTCCCAATTCCTGATGATCCATTCGGTCGTGGGACTCCTCGTGGCACCGTGGAAGGCTTTCTAGCCGCCGGCAAAGAGGGTCAGTACGAACGCGCCGCGGAATACCTGGATTTTCGGTATCTGCCAGGAGGGATTTCCCAAATCCGGCAGCCATATCTCGCCAGGCAATTCCAAGTTGTACTGGATCGGGCTCTTTGGATCGATCCTACCGATTTGAGCATCGATCCGACCGGGCAGCAAGAAGACGGCTTACCCTCCTATCGAGACTCAGTGGGACACATCGAGGTGGGAGGACAAACCATCGATATTCTTCTCCAACGGATACCCCGTGAAGACGGAGTATTTATCTGGAAATTTTCCAATGCGACCGTCGCTCAAATACCCGGGTTGTACCGAGAATTCGGGTACGGTTACTTAGAAAATTTCTTTCCGGACGCCTTTTTTGATCTAAAAATACTCGGGATAGAAATCTGGCTGTGGGTCGGCCTGGGGACCATCGTCATCGTGGCGTATGGAGTGGCTTATGCCGTCACTTCTTTGATTGCCCTTGTTGTTCGTTCTCGCCCATCTGCTTCCCGTGATCAAATTTCACGCCTGTTAGTAGGTCCCGGACGATTTCTTCTATTTCTCCTGATAGGGAGAGTCATGATTGGATATATTAATCCTCCCATATGGTTTCAAGCCGTTCTTCAGGCACGAACGGTGATGACCATTGCCCTCGTCTGGACGATATTTTGTATGGTGGATTTTATGCTGGACCGGTTAACCCAGCGATTTGAACGGCAGGGTAAAAGTTCTGCTGTGGTCATTTTATCCCCGTTGGGAACAGGTCTCAAAACGCTTTTTGTCATTATCGCCCTATTAGCCTGGCTCGATAATATGGGGTTTGAAGTGACCACCATTCTCGCAGGACTCGGCATCGGAGGGTTGGCGGTGGCCTTGGCCCTGCAAAAACCCATTGAAAACCTGATTTCGGCCATCACCTTATACGCCTCGCAACCGGTAACCGTGGGAGACTTTTGCCGGTTCGGCGATCACACCGGGACGGTTGAAGAGATCGGGTTACGTGCGACGAAGGTTCGAACCCTCGACAATACGATCATCACTGTTCCTAACGTCGACTTCGCACAAACACAACTGGAAAACTATTCGAAGCGAAAAAAGATTTGGTATCATCCGCAAGTTCGATTGCGACATGAAACCACTCCGGACCAGATACGTTTCATTCTCGTTGAAATTCGAAAGCTTTTGTACGCCCACCCCAAAGTCCTTTCCGACCCCGCCAGAATTCGTTTCCAGGAATTTGGCGCATTTTCCTTTAACCTTGAAATCTTTGCCTATGTCGACGTCACGGATTATGGAGAGTTTCTCGAGGTGGCTGAAGATCTGAACCTGCGCATCATGGACATTGTGCAGAAAGCGGGTGCAAGTTTCGCACTGCCTTCACAAACGCTTCACATGGAAAAGGGAAGAAGCCCGGACACCCATCTAGGGGAGGTAGCCGAAGCTCAAGTCCAGGAATGGCGGGAACAGCAGGCGCTGTATCTTCCGAATTTCCCGTTGGACAAGATCGCCGAACTCCGAGGGACGTTAGAATATCCTCCCCCGGGTTCACCGGTTTCAGCTACCTCTTCTTAG
- a CDS encoding DUF4136 domain-containing protein, translated as MQAIKILKIKEFVSILLLLAVTGCISKVYIDYDKGADFTQYQTYAWKKGTPTTNPLMDRRIITAIDKQLMGKGFQKVDTNPDMIVSYHAATTKEVSYTTSSMGYGYGPAGGTTYGRYGGGLGMWGVGLSSGTATPVTVVKGTLVVDIFDAERKSLLWRGTANDTVHADPEKVEDQIHTAITDMFDKFPPPAK; from the coding sequence ATGCAGGCTATAAAAATACTGAAAATCAAAGAGTTTGTCAGCATTCTTCTTCTCTTGGCGGTGACGGGCTGCATTTCCAAAGTATATATCGATTACGATAAAGGCGCAGATTTCACGCAGTACCAGACCTATGCGTGGAAAAAAGGAACACCGACTACAAACCCACTGATGGATCGCCGAATCATCACAGCTATCGATAAACAACTGATGGGAAAAGGATTCCAAAAAGTGGACACCAATCCGGACATGATTGTCTCTTATCACGCGGCCACGACGAAGGAGGTGAGCTATACCACATCTTCAATGGGGTACGGCTATGGTCCTGCCGGGGGAACGACCTATGGTCGGTATGGTGGAGGACTCGGAATGTGGGGAGTGGGTCTTTCATCCGGAACCGCAACCCCGGTCACGGTAGTCAAAGGCACGCTGGTCGTGGACATTTTCGATGCTGAGAGGAAATCATTGCTTTGGCGAGGCACCGCGAATGATACGGTTCATGCCGACCCCGAAAAAGTGGAAGACCAGATTCATACCGCCATTACCGATATGTTCGACAAGTTCCCTCCGCCAGCCAAGTGA
- a CDS encoding lytic transglycosylase F, with amino-acid sequence MIGLPYMTMMIAMRQKTRCLSCLVLLTSVLFLILGSESGASQKPEDEQFGPQFQQALKPWTGDWDGMVNRNQIRVLVPFSKTFYFLDGGRQRGLTYDLMKIFAKQINEDLKRKIVQVQLVFIPVNRDELIPDLINGFGDIAAGGLTITPERKALIDFSQPVLTNVREIIVTGPSSPPLSSLDDLAGKAIHVRKSSSFYEHLVRLNASFLSAGKPEITLIPEEENLEDEDLLEMVNAGLLPMLVMDSPKAEFWAKIFKNIRLHPDIAIHTGGEIAWAFRKNSPKLKKVVNRFVRNNKKGTLVGNMLFTRYLKNTTYVKRALAKEERKKFQSLMHVFEKTAKPYGFNWVLAMALGYQESTLDQRKRSSAGAIGVMQLLPSTARDPNVNIPNITKLEPNIHAGVKYLHFLHDRYFRDPNISLLNQWLFAIASYNAGPARIAKLRAKAPSMGLDANKWFKNVEIVAAKHIGRETVQYVSNIYKYFIAYRLILEKEAMKSAMQH; translated from the coding sequence ATGATAGGCTTACCCTATATGACCATGATGATTGCAATGCGACAAAAGACCAGGTGCCTCTCTTGTCTTGTGCTGTTGACCTCTGTCCTGTTTCTCATCCTTGGCTCTGAATCAGGCGCTTCTCAGAAACCCGAGGATGAGCAATTCGGCCCGCAGTTCCAGCAAGCACTGAAGCCGTGGACAGGTGATTGGGACGGGATGGTCAACCGTAACCAAATTCGAGTGCTTGTCCCCTTTAGCAAAACCTTTTACTTTCTGGACGGCGGTAGACAGCGTGGGCTCACATACGATCTGATGAAAATTTTTGCAAAACAGATTAACGAAGATTTGAAGCGGAAGATCGTGCAGGTTCAGTTGGTCTTCATTCCTGTGAACCGTGATGAACTCATTCCGGATTTGATTAATGGGTTTGGTGATATTGCCGCCGGTGGCCTCACCATTACACCCGAACGGAAGGCACTCATTGATTTTTCCCAACCGGTTCTCACCAATGTACGTGAGATCATTGTCACCGGGCCTAGTAGCCCCCCTCTCTCCAGTCTCGACGATCTGGCCGGCAAGGCCATCCATGTGCGGAAGTCCAGTAGTTTTTATGAACATCTTGTTCGCTTGAATGCCTCATTTCTCAGTGCCGGGAAACCTGAGATTACACTCATCCCTGAGGAGGAGAACCTTGAAGACGAAGATCTTCTCGAAATGGTGAACGCGGGTTTACTGCCGATGCTCGTCATGGATAGCCCAAAGGCGGAATTTTGGGCAAAAATTTTTAAAAATATCCGTCTGCATCCCGACATTGCCATTCATACAGGCGGGGAGATTGCTTGGGCCTTTCGCAAAAACAGTCCAAAGCTGAAAAAGGTGGTCAACCGGTTTGTCAGGAACAATAAGAAGGGCACCTTAGTCGGAAATATGTTATTCACCCGGTATTTGAAAAATACCACGTACGTCAAACGTGCCCTGGCAAAGGAGGAACGCAAGAAATTTCAAAGTCTCATGCACGTGTTTGAAAAAACCGCCAAGCCATATGGTTTTAATTGGGTGCTCGCTATGGCCCTTGGCTACCAGGAGTCCACGTTGGACCAACGGAAAAGAAGTTCTGCCGGTGCAATCGGTGTGATGCAGCTCTTGCCGAGTACCGCTCGGGATCCAAACGTGAATATTCCCAATATTACTAAGCTTGAACCCAATATTCATGCCGGAGTCAAATACTTGCATTTCCTGCATGACCGGTATTTTAGGGATCCGAATATAAGCTTGTTAAACCAGTGGCTCTTTGCGATAGCTTCCTATAATGCGGGCCCTGCCAGGATCGCGAAACTCCGGGCTAAGGCGCCGTCGATGGGCTTGGACGCGAATAAGTGGTTTAAAAATGTGGAGATAGTGGCTGCGAAGCACATTGGTCGCGAGACCGTGCAATACGTGAGTAATATTTACAAATACTTTATCGCGTATCGCCTGATTTTGGAAAAGGAGGCCATGAAATCAGCGATGCAACATTAA
- a CDS encoding DUF4410 domain-containing protein, with the protein MKSLTGIVLGVFAIAVAAGCSSTKITETHPLYGKEKLPKPDRIYVYPFAATHSDLPPWSSAAKQHDPPGEPPSPEHLETGRKLGAAVAEELVSKIQQMGLISLVADAQTVPRVNDLLIVGYFGTFEEGSALKRMGLGFGSGAAEITTAAEGYQWTATGPRQLGSGKVDSAGNKMPGVALPIVVLAATANPIGLIVGGGAKVYGQMSGKDTIEGAGKRTADAIAEHLEGKFKEQGWIP; encoded by the coding sequence ATGAAGTCCCTCACAGGTATTGTCCTAGGAGTCTTTGCCATTGCTGTGGCAGCAGGATGCTCCTCTACCAAGATCACCGAAACACATCCATTGTATGGCAAAGAGAAACTTCCCAAGCCGGACCGCATCTATGTGTATCCCTTTGCTGCCACCCATTCGGATCTCCCCCCCTGGTCCTCGGCAGCCAAACAGCATGACCCACCCGGCGAACCGCCATCGCCCGAACACCTCGAGACCGGGCGAAAACTGGGTGCTGCCGTCGCGGAAGAATTAGTCTCGAAAATTCAACAAATGGGACTGATATCCTTGGTGGCCGACGCACAAACCGTTCCGCGGGTCAATGACCTGTTGATTGTGGGATATTTTGGCACGTTCGAAGAAGGCAGCGCTCTCAAACGGATGGGCTTGGGTTTCGGATCCGGTGCAGCTGAAATCACGACAGCTGCGGAAGGGTACCAGTGGACCGCCACTGGCCCCCGTCAACTCGGATCCGGGAAGGTTGATTCCGCGGGAAATAAAATGCCCGGAGTGGCCCTACCTATTGTCGTCCTGGCTGCCACCGCAAATCCAATCGGATTGATTGTCGGCGGAGGCGCAAAGGTGTATGGACAAATGTCGGGAAAAGATACGATCGAGGGCGCAGGGAAACGAACAGCAGATGCGATCGCCGAACACCTCGAGGGGAAATTCAAGGAACAGGGGTGGATCCCGTAA
- a CDS encoding peptidylprolyl isomerase, translating into MELRQSFTKNFRVSLNQGVCPPEQVTAVFGTTFAETLLLLTPGFWEGPIESGLGWNIVWVESITPGHPPAFEEIEPDIKTQWREKQRIKSIRRTFEAIIPLRGGPASRACDQ; encoded by the coding sequence TTGGAACTGCGGCAATCCTTTACCAAAAATTTCCGTGTATCTCTTAATCAGGGAGTCTGCCCCCCGGAGCAGGTGACCGCGGTGTTCGGCACCACGTTTGCCGAAACATTGCTCCTGCTGACGCCGGGATTCTGGGAAGGCCCGATTGAGTCCGGATTGGGCTGGAACATAGTCTGGGTGGAATCGATTACACCAGGCCACCCCCCCGCCTTCGAGGAAATCGAGCCGGACATCAAAACTCAATGGAGGGAAAAGCAACGCATCAAATCCATCCGCCGGACCTTTGAGGCGATAATCCCGCTACGAGGTGGTCCTGCCTCACGGGCCTGCGATCAATAA